The Sphingobium aromaticiconvertens genome has a segment encoding these proteins:
- a CDS encoding N-succinylarginine dihydrolase → MTVREINFDGIIGPSHNYAGLSLGNLASTSHAGAVSRPRAAALQGIDKMRANLRLGLTQGIFLPQWRPNAHWLASLGTSLAEAQPHIRAAAMSASSMWAANAATVSPASDTADGLTHVTVANLMTMPHRSHEWPQTLNQLRTAFSARDAFVIHDPIPAPFGDEGAANHMRLCEGHDVPGVEIFVYGEAGGPFPARQHVEASRAVARLHGLSPARTLFVQQSEEAIAAGAFHNDVVAVANETVIFAHEQAFADKDRFYAALRDMLPAVQVIEVPASAISLIDAIRSYLFNAQLVTLPDGGGMALILPSEAQSVPAVWQWLEAMVAGNGPIRKLEPVDVRQSMANGGGPACLRLRVVANPADIDPRFLVDEEKLDAIAAIVAAYWPEEIAPDDLNDTRLIASIEQSWLTLVDHLGLSGDLLP, encoded by the coding sequence ATGACCGTCAGGGAAATCAATTTCGACGGCATCATCGGTCCCAGCCATAATTATGCGGGCCTCAGCCTTGGCAACCTGGCCTCGACGAGCCATGCCGGTGCAGTCTCTCGCCCCCGCGCGGCCGCGTTGCAGGGCATCGACAAGATGCGCGCAAACCTGCGGCTGGGACTGACACAAGGTATATTCCTGCCGCAATGGCGGCCCAACGCGCACTGGCTGGCGTCTCTCGGCACATCGCTGGCGGAAGCGCAGCCCCATATTCGTGCGGCGGCGATGTCCGCATCCTCCATGTGGGCCGCCAATGCGGCGACCGTCTCCCCGGCCAGCGACACCGCCGATGGCCTTACCCACGTCACCGTCGCCAATCTGATGACGATGCCGCATCGCAGCCATGAATGGCCGCAGACGCTGAACCAGTTGCGGACCGCCTTCTCTGCGCGCGACGCCTTCGTGATACATGACCCCATCCCGGCGCCCTTTGGCGATGAAGGCGCGGCCAACCATATGCGGCTGTGTGAGGGGCATGATGTGCCGGGCGTCGAAATATTCGTCTATGGCGAGGCGGGGGGGCCCTTCCCCGCCCGCCAGCATGTCGAAGCGAGCCGGGCCGTCGCGCGGCTGCACGGCCTGTCGCCCGCCCGCACGCTTTTCGTCCAGCAAAGCGAGGAGGCGATCGCGGCAGGCGCCTTCCACAATGACGTAGTCGCGGTAGCGAACGAGACGGTGATCTTCGCGCATGAACAGGCCTTCGCGGACAAGGATCGATTTTACGCAGCGCTGCGCGATATGCTGCCCGCCGTTCAGGTCATTGAGGTGCCCGCTAGTGCGATCAGCCTGATCGACGCGATTCGCAGCTATCTGTTCAACGCCCAACTGGTAACGCTGCCCGATGGCGGCGGCATGGCGCTGATCTTGCCAAGCGAAGCACAAAGCGTGCCCGCCGTCTGGCAATGGCTGGAGGCAATGGTCGCAGGCAATGGGCCGATCCGCAAACTGGAGCCGGTCGATGTGCGCCAGTCGATGGCCAATGGCGGCGGCCCCGCCTGTCTGCGCCTGCGGGTGGTCGCAAACCCTGCCGATATCGACCCCCGCTTTCTGGTAGACGAAGAAAAGCTGGACGCCATCGCCGCCATCGTCGCTGCCTATTGGCCCGAAGAAATCGCGCCCGACGACCTCAACGACACACGGTTGATCGCATCGATCGAACAATCGTGGTTAACCCTTGTTGACCATTTGGGCCTGTCGGGCGATCTATTGCCATAG
- a CDS encoding histidine kinase, with product MNQLRTPVQGHHVTAAELVRNFAHWRDIGARDPVLVTHHGRETHMLLGIDHYRKLSRMDRQQDKEGADARVRDLATSLHEGLILCMADFLIDVANPAALAMTRRRHEPIEGILLWDAIPELSNTLIEAHLRHSLTSGTRSAADIPSPFFPDSWLHVESFAFGEGVALLLRDISQDVSQHRLADAKTAMLRAMEVHGGVAYARLSARGFIDFINPGFCTLIGLPEERLRQIPLPDLADVASRAPLREGLEGVLRGEGDRLLRAALLTNRGELVSVDIALVRLQGTYGTEGAMAILTRA from the coding sequence ATGAACCAGCTACGCACACCCGTACAGGGCCACCATGTGACAGCAGCTGAACTGGTCCGCAATTTCGCACATTGGCGCGATATTGGTGCACGCGATCCCGTCCTTGTGACCCATCATGGCCGGGAAACCCATATGCTGCTGGGCATCGACCATTATCGCAAACTGTCGCGCATGGATCGTCAACAGGATAAGGAAGGGGCCGATGCGCGGGTGCGCGACCTAGCAACCAGTCTGCATGAAGGGTTGATCCTCTGCATGGCGGACTTCCTGATTGATGTCGCCAATCCCGCTGCGCTGGCGATGACCCGGCGGCGTCACGAACCGATCGAGGGCATTTTGCTGTGGGATGCTATCCCCGAACTCAGCAACACGCTGATAGAAGCGCATCTGCGCCATAGCCTGACCAGCGGTACGCGCAGCGCGGCGGACATCCCCTCTCCCTTCTTCCCCGATAGCTGGCTGCACGTTGAGAGCTTCGCCTTTGGCGAGGGCGTCGCCCTGCTGCTGCGCGACATCAGTCAGGATGTCAGCCAGCACCGTCTGGCCGATGCCAAGACCGCCATGTTGCGGGCGATGGAAGTGCATGGAGGGGTGGCCTATGCGCGGCTTTCGGCCCGTGGTTTCATCGATTTCATCAATCCGGGCTTCTGCACCCTCATCGGCTTGCCCGAGGAACGACTACGGCAAATACCGCTGCCCGACCTTGCCGATGTCGCCAGCCGCGCACCGTTGCGCGAAGGACTGGAGGGCGTGCTGCGCGGCGAAGGCGATCGGCTGCTGCGCGCGGCGCTCCTCACTAACCGGGGCGAGCTGGTGTCCGTCGACATCGCGCTGGTGCGCTTGCAAGGCACTTATGGCACCGAAGGCGCCATGGCGATCTTGACTCGGGCCTGA
- a CDS encoding TadE/TadG family type IV pilus assembly protein, producing MHNPAPQPTDPRRRAASLSHDRRGSVLVEAAFALPLLIGLLFGILIYGSWFMTAHSIQQAANDAARIALAGLDDTERRMLVDQAVTRSLAGSTLVDAHLLHVATSMTGGYYSVRLTYDLQADPLFAASPVPLPTTSIQREAIIRVEAR from the coding sequence ATGCACAATCCCGCTCCCCAACCTACCGATCCGCGCCGTCGCGCTGCCTCCCTCTCGCACGACAGGCGTGGGTCGGTCCTTGTTGAAGCCGCATTCGCTCTGCCGCTGCTGATCGGGCTGCTGTTCGGCATTCTCATCTATGGCAGCTGGTTCATGACCGCGCACAGTATCCAGCAGGCCGCCAACGACGCCGCCCGGATCGCACTGGCGGGGCTGGACGATACGGAGCGGCGGATGCTGGTCGATCAGGCCGTAACACGCAGTCTGGCCGGGTCCACCCTGGTCGATGCCCACCTGTTGCACGTCGCGACCAGCATGACGGGCGGCTATTACAGTGTCCGCCTGACCTATGACCTCCAGGCCGATCCTCTTTTCGCGGCGTCCCCGGTGCCGCTGCCGACAACATCCATCCAGCGTGAAGCCATAATCAGGGTGGAGGCCAGATGA
- a CDS encoding TadG family pilus assembly protein, translating to MNEEGDMKTLGQTLHKTLRKEQRGGIAILLASSLFMLAGAATVAVDLGSVYLAKRQLQGVADAAVLAANAGGRTAAQQLLVRSGLSAVELAALTDGQYVRDRTIPVANRFTPGVTQANATQLVLRQQVPLYFARILVGRDHLAIEARATAARADLAAFSIGTGLASVEGGLPNALLSALVGTELNLSVMDYQGLVDLDVDLLGFAHALQARAGAGDDNILALFGREVPAADIVNALADTASGSQAATTLRNIANRLAGRSIRLDDIIDLGPMADDTGAGSPALVLDAYTLLRMILEPAPGQPRQIDINLAVPGLTSTRVKLLLGGGQAHSPLLTVTDARDVVIRTAQTRLSLETSVGTPIPGLLTLRIPLLVELAAAEARLSAINCAAGSPGHGVTLAVTPSVGSVSLGDVDMAQFANPGTALTPRPALMGQLLLGTRITGYSHVALGGIQPQVVHFSPSQIAAKDVRRVSTNDLVGGVTGSLLRDIQLQLTLLGLPINTGPLASAVGGLLSTTAPLLDGVLNSVMSLLGVRIGTADVRVHQMRCGRSTLVA from the coding sequence ATGAATGAGGAGGGCGATATGAAGACGCTGGGCCAGACACTGCACAAGACACTACGCAAGGAGCAAAGGGGCGGTATCGCCATCCTCCTGGCTTCCTCTCTCTTCATGCTTGCGGGGGCCGCGACGGTGGCAGTCGACCTGGGGTCGGTCTATCTGGCAAAGCGGCAGTTGCAGGGGGTAGCCGATGCTGCCGTTCTGGCCGCCAATGCGGGGGGGCGCACCGCCGCCCAGCAGTTGCTGGTCCGCAGCGGCCTGTCCGCCGTCGAATTGGCGGCCCTGACCGATGGCCAATATGTCCGCGACCGCACCATTCCGGTCGCCAATCGCTTCACACCCGGCGTAACCCAGGCCAACGCGACGCAGCTAGTATTGCGCCAGCAGGTGCCCCTTTATTTCGCGCGGATATTGGTCGGTCGCGATCATCTGGCGATCGAGGCGCGGGCTACCGCAGCGCGGGCCGATCTGGCCGCCTTCTCAATCGGCACTGGCCTCGCTTCGGTCGAAGGCGGACTACCCAATGCACTTCTGTCAGCACTGGTGGGCACGGAGCTGAACCTGTCGGTCATGGACTATCAGGGGCTTGTGGATCTGGATGTCGACCTGCTGGGCTTTGCCCATGCCCTGCAAGCGCGGGCCGGTGCAGGCGACGACAATATCCTCGCCCTGTTCGGTCGGGAGGTGCCCGCCGCCGACATCGTCAATGCCCTGGCCGATACCGCAAGCGGATCGCAAGCCGCCACCACGCTGCGGAACATTGCCAATCGCCTTGCGGGCCGATCGATTCGTCTGGATGACATCATCGACCTCGGACCGATGGCGGATGACACCGGCGCGGGAAGCCCCGCACTGGTGCTGGACGCTTATACCTTGCTGCGCATGATCCTGGAGCCTGCGCCGGGTCAACCCCGCCAGATCGACATCAATCTTGCGGTCCCCGGCCTCACCTCGACCCGCGTGAAACTGTTGCTGGGAGGAGGCCAAGCGCATTCGCCATTGCTAACCGTGACCGATGCGCGTGACGTGGTGATCCGTACCGCCCAGACTCGCCTCTCCCTCGAAACCAGCGTCGGCACACCGATACCAGGCCTGCTGACTCTGCGGATACCCCTTTTGGTCGAACTGGCCGCTGCAGAGGCCCGCCTGTCCGCGATCAACTGTGCGGCTGGCAGTCCGGGCCACGGCGTTACCCTGGCAGTGACGCCCTCGGTCGGATCAGTGTCGCTGGGGGACGTTGATATGGCGCAGTTCGCCAACCCCGGAACTGCGCTCACGCCGCGCCCGGCGCTGATGGGGCAACTGCTGTTGGGCACACGCATCACTGGCTATTCCCATGTCGCGCTGGGCGGGATTCAGCCGCAAGTCGTCCATTTCAGCCCATCGCAGATCGCGGCAAAAGATGTGCGCCGCGTCAGTACCAATGATCTGGTCGGCGGTGTCACCGGATCGCTTCTGCGCGATATTCAGCTTCAACTCACGCTGCTGGGTCTGCCAATCAACACGGGGCCGCTGGCCAGTGCCGTGGGCGGATTACTGAGTACCACGGCGCCGCTGCTCGATGGTGTTCTGAATAGTGTGATGAGCCTGCTGGGCGTGCGGATCGGTACTGCTGATGTCCGTGTGCATCAGATGCGCTGCGGCCGCTCTACACTGGTCGCCTGA
- the ppdK gene encoding pyruvate, phosphate dikinase yields MMTKEEASMTTTATRYVYRFGGGVDDGGPDGKIRGDRNLLGGKGANLDGMAAIGLPVPPGFTITTAMCTRYYEDGGVYPESLNAEVANGIAHIQGITGKVFGDAADPLLVSVRSGARASMPGMMDTVLNLGLNDATVLGLASTSGDERFAWDSYRRFIQMYSDVVLELDHGAFEEALEIAKEDQGYTLDTEMTADDWKALVAEYKALVAKLWNKPFPQDVHDQLWGAISAVFGSWQSERAKVYRRLNNIPGEWGTAVNVQAMVFGNMGETSATGVAFTRDPSTGENAYYGEYLINAQGEDVVAGIRTPQYLTKAARERAGAKPLSMEEAMPETYAELAGVFEILEKHYRDMQDIEFTVQQGKLWMLQTRSGKRTAKAALKMAVDMASEGLIGEEEAVARVDPAALDQLLHPTLDPKAPRDVLTKGLPASPGAASGLIVFDADTAERRSEMGDAVILVRVETSPEDIHGMHAAKGILTARGGMTSHAAVVARGMGRPCVSGAGGLSIDNKAKILRVGGRELGEGDLITIDGSTGEVMAGEVATVQPELAGDFGVLMVWADKVRRLKVRANAETPLDCQTARDFGAEGVGLCRTEHMFFDAARITAVRQMILADSEKGRREALDKLLPEQRDDFAQIFMVMAGLPVTIRLLDPPLHEFLPHQESEFEEVAKAANVGIEVLKRRASELHEFNPMLGHRGCRLGVTYPEIYEMQARAIFEAALIVKQRSGEAPIPEVMIPLVATRKELELMKAIVDRVAAEVFAEQGASVDYLVGTMIELPRAALKAGEIAEVGEFFSFGTNDLTQTTIGISRDDAGRFLTQYVDKGIFARDPFVSIDVEGVGELIEIAAERGRKSRPGIKLGICGEHGGDPASIAFCETIGLDYVSASPYRVPIARLAAAQAALAKRG; encoded by the coding sequence ATGATGACTAAGGAAGAGGCCAGCATGACCACGACCGCAACCCGTTATGTCTATCGTTTCGGCGGCGGCGTGGATGATGGAGGCCCAGATGGTAAAATCAGGGGCGACCGAAACCTTCTGGGCGGAAAGGGCGCGAATCTGGACGGCATGGCCGCGATCGGCCTGCCGGTGCCTCCCGGCTTCACGATCACGACGGCGATGTGCACCCGCTATTATGAAGATGGCGGCGTCTATCCCGAAAGCCTGAACGCGGAAGTCGCGAACGGCATCGCCCATATTCAGGGGATTACGGGTAAGGTTTTCGGCGACGCGGCCGATCCGCTACTGGTTTCGGTCCGTTCCGGCGCGCGCGCGTCGATGCCGGGCATGATGGACACGGTGCTGAACCTGGGCCTCAACGACGCGACTGTCCTTGGTCTGGCCTCCACCAGCGGTGACGAGCGGTTCGCCTGGGACAGTTATCGCCGCTTCATCCAGATGTATTCGGACGTTGTCCTCGAACTCGATCATGGCGCCTTTGAAGAAGCCCTTGAAATCGCGAAGGAAGATCAGGGCTATACGCTCGACACCGAGATGACGGCGGACGACTGGAAGGCTCTGGTCGCCGAATATAAGGCGCTGGTCGCCAAGCTGTGGAACAAGCCCTTCCCGCAGGATGTGCATGACCAGCTTTGGGGCGCGATTTCCGCCGTGTTCGGTTCCTGGCAGTCGGAGCGCGCGAAGGTTTATCGCCGCCTGAACAACATTCCCGGCGAATGGGGCACTGCCGTCAACGTGCAGGCGATGGTGTTCGGCAATATGGGCGAAACCTCGGCGACGGGTGTGGCGTTTACCCGCGACCCGTCGACCGGCGAGAACGCCTATTATGGCGAATATCTGATCAACGCGCAGGGCGAGGACGTCGTCGCAGGCATCCGCACGCCGCAATATCTGACCAAAGCCGCGCGCGAGCGGGCAGGGGCCAAGCCGCTGTCGATGGAAGAGGCGATGCCGGAGACCTATGCCGAACTGGCCGGGGTGTTCGAAATTCTCGAAAAACATTATCGTGACATGCAGGATATCGAGTTCACGGTGCAGCAGGGCAAGCTCTGGATGCTCCAGACCCGTTCGGGCAAGCGCACGGCCAAGGCGGCGCTCAAAATGGCGGTCGACATGGCCAGCGAGGGCCTGATCGGTGAGGAAGAGGCGGTCGCCCGCGTCGATCCCGCCGCGCTCGACCAGTTGCTCCACCCCACGCTGGACCCCAAGGCGCCGCGCGACGTGCTGACCAAGGGACTTCCCGCCTCGCCGGGCGCGGCCAGCGGCCTGATCGTGTTCGACGCCGACACTGCCGAACGGCGCAGTGAAATGGGCGATGCAGTCATCCTGGTTCGCGTAGAAACCTCGCCCGAAGATATTCACGGCATGCACGCGGCCAAGGGCATATTGACCGCGCGTGGCGGCATGACGTCGCACGCCGCCGTGGTTGCGCGCGGCATGGGCCGCCCCTGCGTCTCCGGTGCGGGTGGCCTGTCGATCGACAACAAGGCGAAAATTCTGCGTGTCGGCGGCCGTGAACTGGGCGAAGGTGATCTCATCACCATCGACGGATCGACCGGCGAAGTGATGGCGGGCGAAGTCGCCACCGTGCAGCCTGAACTGGCGGGCGATTTCGGCGTGTTGATGGTGTGGGCCGACAAGGTCCGCCGCCTGAAGGTGCGGGCGAATGCCGAAACCCCGCTCGACTGCCAGACGGCGCGCGATTTCGGGGCTGAGGGCGTGGGCCTGTGCCGGACCGAGCATATGTTCTTCGACGCAGCGCGCATCACCGCCGTGCGCCAGATGATCCTGGCGGACAGCGAGAAGGGCCGCCGCGAGGCGCTGGACAAGCTGTTGCCCGAGCAGCGCGACGATTTCGCGCAGATTTTCATGGTGATGGCGGGCCTGCCTGTGACCATCCGCCTGCTCGACCCGCCGCTGCACGAGTTTCTGCCGCATCAGGAATCCGAGTTCGAGGAGGTGGCCAAGGCCGCCAATGTCGGGATTGAGGTGCTCAAGCGCCGCGCTTCCGAACTGCATGAGTTCAATCCGATGCTCGGCCATCGCGGTTGCCGTCTGGGCGTGACCTATCCCGAAATCTACGAAATGCAGGCCCGCGCGATCTTTGAGGCGGCGCTGATCGTCAAGCAGCGCAGTGGCGAAGCGCCGATCCCGGAAGTCATGATCCCGCTGGTCGCGACCAGGAAGGAACTGGAGTTGATGAAGGCGATCGTCGATCGCGTCGCGGCTGAGGTCTTTGCGGAGCAGGGCGCCAGCGTCGACTATCTGGTCGGCACCATGATCGAACTGCCGCGCGCGGCACTGAAGGCCGGAGAGATTGCCGAAGTGGGCGAATTCTTCTCCTTCGGCACCAACGATTTGACGCAGACGACGATCGGCATCAGCCGCGACGATGCAGGCCGCTTTCTGACGCAATATGTGGACAAGGGCATTTTCGCCCGCGACCCCTTCGTCAGCATCGATGTCGAGGGTGTGGGTGAATTGATCGAGATCGCCGCCGAGCGCGGTCGCAAGAGCCGTCCGGGCATCAAGCTGGGTATCTGCGGCGAGCATGGCGGTGACCCGGCCTCTATCGCCTTTTGCGAGACGATTGGCCTCGATTATGTCTCGGCCTCGCCCTATCGTGTGCCGATCGCCCGATTGGCGGCGGCGCAGGCGGCGCTCGCCAAGCGCGGTTGA
- the glyS gene encoding glycine--tRNA ligase subunit beta, with amino-acid sequence MTDFLLELRCEEIPARMQLKASEDFARLFTEELAKAGLVPEAIDSFVTPRRLALIARGLPLETAVVSEEHKGPRTSAPPQALEGFLRKTGLTQDQLEDRDGIWFALVNKPGRATPQVLAEAVPAVIRAFPWPKSMRWGAPSQTTTSLRWVRPLQGILAILGEELVDIDVDGTRSSYATLGHRFHHPGEITIGSAHDYVEKLRACHVIVSHEERQAIIAEKAAQAAAAKGYSVIEDKGLVAENAGLTEWPVPLLGDFDPAFLEVPPEVIQLTLRINQKYFVLRDDSGKLAPAFICTANIEAKDGGAAIIAGNRKVLAARLSDARFFWEQDRKTTLADHAKKLERITFHEKLGTVADKVERVAKLARWLVEEGIVKGADADQVEQAARLAKADLVTEMVGEFPELQGVMGGYYARAEGLPDAVADAIRDHYKPVGQGDDVPTAAVTIAVSLADKLDTIAGFFMKDMKPTGSKDPFALRRAALGILSILTTNVLRGKLPQWLAEARQNFLTQNIVDERSTEGAGETVRSSIIAAFKQVYMLDIRSFVADRLKVQQREAGVRHDLIDSVFALGDEDDLVRLLARVKALQSFVATDDGTNLLAGYKRAANILKKEVVDPTIVPAAPSEPAELALSEALDAAEPRAAAAVQEERFEDAMAALATLRAPIDAFFESVTVNDADPAKRAARLALLARVRDAVQGVADFSKISG; translated from the coding sequence ATGACTGACTTCCTCCTCGAACTGCGCTGTGAGGAAATCCCGGCGCGTATGCAATTGAAGGCCAGCGAGGATTTCGCCCGCCTGTTTACAGAGGAACTGGCGAAAGCCGGGCTGGTGCCGGAAGCCATCGACAGCTTCGTCACGCCCCGCCGCCTTGCGCTGATCGCGCGCGGCCTGCCGCTGGAAACGGCGGTGGTGAGTGAAGAGCATAAGGGGCCGCGCACCTCTGCGCCGCCACAGGCGCTCGAAGGCTTCCTCCGCAAGACGGGCCTGACACAAGATCAGTTGGAGGACCGCGACGGCATATGGTTCGCGCTCGTCAACAAGCCGGGCCGCGCTACGCCGCAGGTGCTGGCCGAGGCCGTGCCCGCCGTCATCCGCGCTTTCCCCTGGCCCAAGTCCATGCGCTGGGGCGCGCCGTCCCAGACCACGACAAGCCTGCGTTGGGTCCGCCCTTTGCAGGGCATCCTCGCCATCCTTGGCGAAGAACTGGTGGATATCGACGTGGACGGCACGCGCAGCAGCTATGCCACGCTTGGCCATCGCTTCCATCACCCCGGCGAAATCACCATCGGCAGCGCGCATGACTATGTCGAAAAGCTGCGCGCCTGCCATGTGATCGTATCGCATGAGGAGCGGCAGGCGATCATCGCGGAGAAGGCGGCGCAAGCCGCCGCCGCAAAGGGCTATAGCGTCATCGAGGACAAGGGACTGGTCGCGGAAAATGCGGGCCTGACCGAATGGCCGGTGCCGCTGCTGGGCGATTTCGACCCGGCATTCCTTGAGGTTCCACCTGAAGTAATTCAGCTAACCCTTCGGATAAACCAGAAATATTTTGTTCTCCGCGACGATTCTGGCAAGCTGGCGCCGGCCTTCATCTGCACCGCTAATATCGAGGCGAAGGATGGCGGCGCGGCAATCATAGCGGGTAACCGCAAGGTTCTGGCCGCCCGCCTGAGCGACGCGCGCTTTTTCTGGGAGCAGGACCGCAAGACGACGCTTGCCGATCACGCGAAGAAGCTGGAACGCATCACCTTCCACGAAAAGCTGGGCACGGTCGCCGACAAGGTGGAGCGCGTCGCCAAGCTGGCCCGCTGGCTGGTGGAAGAGGGGATCGTCAAGGGCGCGGACGCGGATCAGGTCGAACAGGCCGCCCGTCTCGCCAAGGCTGATCTTGTCACCGAAATGGTCGGCGAATTCCCTGAACTTCAAGGGGTTATGGGCGGCTATTATGCCCGTGCCGAAGGCTTGCCGGATGCAGTCGCGGACGCCATTCGCGACCATTACAAGCCGGTCGGGCAGGGGGATGATGTTCCTACTGCGGCGGTAACGATTGCGGTGTCGCTGGCGGATAAGCTGGATACGATTGCTGGGTTTTTTATGAAGGATATGAAGCCGACGGGTTCAAAAGATCCGTTCGCTCTACGCCGGGCAGCACTTGGCATATTGTCCATCCTGACCACAAACGTGTTGAGGGGAAAGCTGCCTCAATGGCTTGCAGAAGCAAGGCAAAATTTTCTGACGCAAAATATTGTTGACGAGCGTTCGACCGAAGGGGCCGGAGAGACTGTTCGATCGTCTATCATCGCTGCATTCAAACAAGTTTATATGCTGGATATTCGTAGCTTTGTTGCCGATCGCCTAAAGGTTCAACAACGGGAGGCTGGTGTCCGCCACGACCTAATCGATTCAGTGTTCGCGCTGGGCGACGAAGACGATCTTGTTCGCCTGCTCGCCCGCGTAAAGGCGCTGCAATCCTTCGTCGCCACCGATGACGGAACGAACCTGCTGGCCGGATACAAGCGCGCGGCCAATATCTTGAAAAAGGAAGTGGTCGATCCAACGATTGTGCCCGCAGCACCGTCCGAGCCGGCGGAGTTGGCACTCAGCGAAGCACTCGACGCTGCCGAACCGCGCGCTGCCGCCGCAGTGCAAGAGGAACGGTTCGAGGATGCGATGGCGGCCCTTGCCACGCTGCGCGCGCCGATCGACGCCTTTTTCGAATCCGTGACCGTCAACGATGCCGACCCGGCCAAGCGGGCCGCGCGTCTGGCGCTGCTCGCGCGGGTGCGTGATGCAGTGCAGGGTGTTGCCGACTTTTCGAAAATTTCAGGGTGA
- a CDS encoding glycine--tRNA ligase subunit alpha, which yields MADGKVLSFQDLILTLHAYWGRQGCVILQPYDMEVGAGTFHPATTLRSLGPQPWNAAYVQPSRRPTDGRYGENPNRLQHYYQYQVIMKPSPANLQELYLGSLVEIGIDPLVHDIRFVEDDWESPTLGAWGLGWEVWCDGMEVTQFTYFQQMGGYDCKPVAGELTYGLERLAMYIQGVDSVYDLKFNDAGVTYGDVFLENEKQMSKWNFEVADTEKLFRWFKDAESECKASIEANVPLAAYDQAIKASHVFNLLQARGVISVQERASYMGRVRDMAKGSCEAWIASNAEDWATKFPGWSA from the coding sequence GTGGCCGATGGCAAAGTCCTATCCTTTCAGGACCTGATCCTGACTCTGCACGCTTATTGGGGTCGGCAGGGCTGCGTGATCCTGCAACCCTACGACATGGAGGTTGGCGCGGGCACTTTTCACCCCGCGACCACGCTGCGCAGCCTGGGGCCGCAACCGTGGAACGCCGCCTATGTCCAGCCCAGCCGTCGTCCGACCGATGGCCGCTATGGCGAGAATCCGAACCGGCTTCAGCATTATTACCAATATCAGGTGATTATGAAGCCCAGCCCGGCGAACCTTCAGGAGCTGTATCTGGGTTCTCTGGTGGAGATCGGCATCGACCCGCTGGTCCATGACATCCGCTTTGTCGAGGATGACTGGGAAAGCCCGACGCTGGGCGCCTGGGGACTGGGCTGGGAAGTGTGGTGCGACGGCATGGAAGTCACCCAGTTCACCTATTTCCAGCAGATGGGTGGCTATGATTGCAAGCCGGTCGCGGGTGAGCTGACCTACGGCCTCGAACGCCTTGCCATGTATATTCAGGGCGTCGACAGCGTTTATGACCTCAAGTTCAACGACGCCGGTGTGACCTATGGCGACGTGTTCCTTGAAAATGAAAAGCAGATGTCGAAATGGAATTTCGAGGTCGCCGACACCGAAAAGCTGTTCCGCTGGTTCAAGGATGCCGAGTCCGAGTGCAAGGCGTCGATCGAGGCGAACGTACCGCTGGCCGCCTATGACCAGGCGATCAAGGCAAGTCATGTCTTCAATCTGCTCCAGGCACGCGGCGTGATCTCCGTACAGGAGCGCGCCAGCTATATGGGCCGGGTGCGCGACATGGCGAAAGGCAGTTGCGAGGCGTGGATCGCCAGCAATGCCGAAGACTGGGCAACAAAGTTTCCGGGGTGGAGCGCGTAA
- a CDS encoding TraB/GumN family protein, translating into MKAPFSRWLAAALLLLGTYAPGHPVAAKTPKAAAAPALWVVKDADTTIYLFGTVHVLKPGIPWFSGDIKRAFDQSDELVLEIVEPENPNEMAAAMAGKAMASDGVKLSDRLSMDARGKYQAAMVVNGLPWAAFEGFYPWMSGMMLSVAPLERLGYKADLGAEKQLTQAAKATGKPVSALETVEQQISYFASLPMEHQIAFLNATVNGLPDMEREFASLIDHWRKGESDKLADEMNDSLEATPELAKVLLVDRNANWAAWIKQRLDKPGAVFIAVGAGHLAGRTSVQAQLKGLGVASKRVRD; encoded by the coding sequence ATGAAGGCCCCCTTCTCGCGCTGGCTGGCCGCCGCGCTGCTGTTGCTGGGCACCTACGCGCCCGGACATCCGGTAGCGGCGAAAACGCCCAAGGCCGCCGCCGCGCCAGCTCTATGGGTGGTGAAGGATGCCGACACGACCATCTATCTGTTCGGAACGGTCCATGTCCTGAAACCTGGCATTCCCTGGTTCAGCGGCGACATAAAGCGGGCCTTCGACCAGTCGGACGAACTGGTGCTGGAGATTGTCGAGCCTGAAAACCCCAATGAAATGGCGGCGGCCATGGCGGGCAAGGCGATGGCGAGCGATGGCGTCAAGCTGTCAGATCGCCTGAGTATGGATGCGCGTGGCAAATATCAGGCGGCGATGGTCGTGAACGGCTTGCCCTGGGCGGCATTTGAAGGGTTTTATCCCTGGATGTCAGGCATGATGCTGTCCGTCGCCCCACTGGAGCGGCTGGGATATAAGGCTGATCTGGGCGCCGAGAAGCAACTGACGCAGGCGGCCAAGGCAACCGGCAAGCCCGTCAGCGCGCTGGAGACGGTCGAACAGCAGATCAGCTATTTCGCCAGCCTGCCGATGGAACATCAGATCGCCTTCCTCAACGCCACCGTCAACGGCCTGCCGGACATGGAGCGCGAATTCGCTTCCCTGATCGACCATTGGCGCAAAGGCGAGTCCGACAAGCTGGCCGACGAAATGAACGATTCGCTGGAGGCCACACCAGAGCTGGCCAAGGTGCTGCTGGTCGATCGCAACGCCAATTGGGCTGCATGGATCAAGCAGCGGCTGGACAAGCCAGGCGCGGTGTTCATCGCGGTGGGTGCAGGCCATCTGGCGGGCCGGACCAGTGTGCAGGCGCAACTCAAGGGGCTGGGTGTTGCATCGAAACGGGTGCGCGACTGA